In Candidatus Effluviviaceae Genus V sp., a genomic segment contains:
- a CDS encoding sulfur reduction protein DsrE, producing MADRKRILYVQTSGVDTPERTYAPLVLATTAASMGIDAIVYFLGKGVTVVKAGEAERVQLGGFPRLSDVLRRAADAGVKLQACDQSTQMLGLSRGDYIGQCDVVGAATLNDLMLEADAVISF from the coding sequence GTGGCAGACAGGAAGCGGATACTGTACGTTCAGACCTCGGGCGTCGACACGCCAGAGAGGACCTACGCGCCTCTCGTCCTCGCTACGACCGCCGCATCGATGGGCATCGACGCGATCGTCTACTTCCTCGGGAAGGGCGTGACGGTCGTCAAGGCCGGAGAGGCTGAGCGGGTGCAGCTCGGGGGCTTTCCCAGGCTCTCCGACGTGCTCAGGCGGGCGGCCGATGCTGGCGTGAAACTCCAGGCGTGCGACCAGAGCACCCAGATGCTCGGACTGTCGCGCGGCGACTACATCGGGCAGTGCGACGTCGTCGGCGCCGCCACACTGAACGACCTCATGCTCGAGGCCGATGCCGTCATCAGCTTCTGA
- a CDS encoding aminotransferase class V-fold PLP-dependent enzyme: protein MPEVPAARGYLDYQSGAPVDPRVVEEMLPYMTERFGNPAVLHSDGDPAREAVETARARVASLIGGEPKEIVFTSGATEASNLALKGVARRMADKGRHIVSSVIEHRSVITPLKYLEKQGFEVTYLPVDSEATVDPAAVKEALRDDTILVSIMTANGEVGTIQPVGEIATLVKDRGVLFHTDIVQAQAWVPVDVSTLPFDLVTLSSNDIYGPKGVGALYVRKGTRLEAVLHGGGQERGLRSGTENVPGLVGFGKAAELAADEMASDVERVRSLRDRLFEGILGSIEDAEVNGSRQRRLPNNVNIRFKYIEGESLILSLDMEGIRASTGSACSVKTLEPSYVQIAMGVLHEEAHGSLQLTLGRWSTGEDVDRTLETLPGIIERLRAMSAWKPGMTYDRDDFGHDHDGGSGEE from the coding sequence ATGCCGGAGGTTCCGGCAGCGCGAGGCTATCTGGACTACCAGTCGGGCGCGCCGGTCGACCCGCGCGTCGTCGAGGAGATGCTTCCCTACATGACGGAGCGGTTCGGAAACCCCGCCGTGCTCCATTCCGACGGCGACCCGGCCCGCGAGGCCGTCGAGACGGCCAGGGCGCGCGTCGCGTCCCTCATCGGCGGTGAGCCAAAGGAGATCGTCTTCACGTCGGGCGCCACCGAGGCATCCAATCTCGCCTTGAAGGGCGTCGCCCGGAGGATGGCCGACAAGGGCAGGCACATCGTCTCGTCGGTCATCGAGCACCGCTCGGTCATCACGCCGCTCAAGTATCTCGAGAAGCAGGGATTCGAGGTCACGTATCTCCCGGTCGACTCGGAGGCGACCGTCGATCCGGCGGCCGTGAAGGAGGCGCTCCGGGACGACACCATCCTCGTTTCCATCATGACGGCGAACGGGGAGGTCGGCACCATTCAGCCGGTCGGCGAGATCGCCACGCTCGTGAAGGACCGCGGCGTGTTGTTCCACACGGACATCGTCCAGGCCCAGGCCTGGGTCCCGGTCGACGTCTCGACGCTCCCGTTCGATCTCGTGACCCTCTCATCGAACGACATCTACGGACCGAAGGGCGTCGGCGCCCTCTACGTCCGCAAGGGGACCCGGCTCGAGGCAGTCCTTCACGGCGGCGGGCAGGAGCGGGGGCTCCGGTCCGGCACCGAGAACGTCCCGGGTCTGGTCGGCTTCGGGAAGGCGGCCGAGCTCGCGGCCGACGAGATGGCGTCCGACGTCGAGCGCGTGAGATCGCTTCGCGACCGCCTCTTCGAGGGTATCCTCGGCTCCATCGAGGACGCGGAGGTCAACGGCTCGCGGCAGCGGCGGCTTCCGAACAACGTCAATATCCGGTTCAAGTACATCGAGGGCGAGAGCCTCATCCTGTCGCTCGACATGGAGGGCATCCGCGCCTCGACCGGGTCGGCCTGCTCCGTCAAGACGCTCGAGCCGTCGTACGTGCAGATCGCGATGGGGGTGCTCCACGAGGAGGCCCACGGGTCGCTTCAGTTAACGCTCGGCCGGTGGTCGACCGGCGAGGATGTCGACAGGACGCTTGAAACGCTCCCCGGCATCATCGAGCGGCTGAGGGCGATGTCGGCATGGAAGCCCGGCATGACCTACGATCGCGACGACTTCGGTCACGACCACGATGGCGGGTCAGGCGAGGAATAG
- a CDS encoding metalloregulator ArsR/SmtB family transcription factor — translation MRSEEEATYRERAEIIKAMAHATRLYIVDVLSEGERCVNDLTELVGADMSTVSRHLSVLRSAGIVSAEKRGSHIYYHLQVPCVLRFFECVEAVLRGRRTDS, via the coding sequence ATGCGTTCTGAGGAGGAGGCGACGTACAGGGAGCGCGCCGAGATCATCAAGGCGATGGCCCACGCGACGCGCCTCTACATCGTGGATGTCCTCTCCGAGGGAGAGCGCTGCGTCAACGACCTGACGGAGCTCGTCGGCGCGGACATGTCGACGGTGTCGCGTCATCTTTCGGTCCTGCGCTCGGCCGGCATCGTCTCGGCCGAGAAACGCGGCTCGCACATCTACTACCATCTGCAGGTGCCGTGCGTGCTGAGGTTCTTCGAATGTGTCGAGGCCGTGCTCCGGGGAAGGAGAACCGATTCGTGA
- a CDS encoding site-2 protease family protein, with protein sequence MNVPEGTMRFAPSCLAAGLMGVGLDEILALASTQTGLGLSRPVVIIIQIVVLMFAIIVHEVSHGYAAEQLGDPTARRMGRLTLNPIPHIDPFGSILVPGILFLTSRVTGMPLIIGWAKPVPVDIRYFKDPLRGFAITSAAGPGSNFLQVIVYALIFRTAVHLGWPTWVQFIGMLGAWFNMIIAFFNLIPVPPLDGSRLVAAVLPPDTAGRYLAFGRYGMFVIIALVFFGLLDPYFSAIRRLLILVLGLS encoded by the coding sequence GTGAACGTGCCGGAAGGAACGATGCGCTTCGCTCCATCCTGCCTGGCGGCGGGGCTCATGGGCGTCGGGCTCGACGAGATCCTGGCCTTGGCCAGTACGCAGACGGGGCTCGGCCTGTCGAGGCCCGTCGTCATCATCATTCAGATCGTCGTGCTCATGTTCGCCATCATCGTGCACGAGGTCTCGCACGGGTATGCCGCTGAGCAGCTCGGCGATCCGACGGCCCGGAGAATGGGCCGGCTCACGCTCAATCCCATCCCGCACATCGATCCGTTCGGCAGCATCCTCGTGCCCGGCATTCTCTTCCTCACGAGCCGTGTGACGGGCATGCCGCTCATCATCGGATGGGCGAAGCCGGTGCCGGTCGACATCCGGTACTTCAAGGACCCGCTCCGCGGGTTCGCCATCACCTCGGCGGCGGGCCCCGGGTCCAACTTCCTCCAGGTCATCGTCTACGCGCTCATCTTCCGCACGGCGGTGCATCTCGGCTGGCCGACGTGGGTCCAGTTCATCGGGATGCTGGGCGCGTGGTTCAACATGATCATCGCGTTCTTCAATCTCATCCCTGTGCCTCCGCTCGACGGTTCGCGCCTTGTCGCAGCCGTGCTTCCGCCCGACACGGCGGGTCGATACCTTGCCTTCGGGCGCTACGGCATGTTCGTGATCATCGCCCTCGTCTTCTTCGGCCTTCTCGATCCCTACTTCTCGGCTATCCGACGGCTTCTGATCCTCGTTCTCGGCCTCTCATAA
- a CDS encoding thioredoxin fold domain-containing protein: MTGATAAKRGRFGRSVLALVLILTCFVAACDRSGEDAGVRSDGDAGRTRGDTTAPSSGDAVANRDLPKLIDLGADKCTPCKMMAPILEELRTTYEGDFEVVFIDVWKEPEAAREYGVNVIPTQLFLDESGDELFRHQGFYSREEILAKWRELGYEFEPSSPTS; encoded by the coding sequence ATGACAGGAGCCACTGCAGCGAAGCGGGGCCGATTCGGTAGATCGGTTCTGGCGCTCGTTCTCATCCTGACGTGCTTCGTCGCCGCGTGCGACAGGAGCGGCGAGGACGCAGGCGTCCGTTCGGACGGAGACGCAGGGAGGACCCGAGGGGACACGACGGCGCCGTCCTCCGGCGATGCTGTCGCGAACCGTGACCTGCCCAAGCTGATCGACCTCGGCGCCGACAAGTGCACGCCGTGCAAGATGATGGCGCCCATTCTCGAGGAGCTGCGGACGACGTACGAGGGGGATTTCGAGGTCGTCTTCATCGACGTCTGGAAGGAGCCCGAGGCCGCTCGCGAGTACGGCGTGAACGTGATCCCAACGCAGCTCTTTCTCGATGAGTCCGGCGACGAGCTCTTCCGTCACCAGGGTTTCTACTCCAGGGAGGAGATCCTGGCGAAGTGGCGGGAGCTCGGATATGAGTTCGAGCCGTCCTCACCCACAAGCTAG
- a CDS encoding response regulator SirA → MSERQNPEIADTLDMIGQFCPEPVIRTNEAVEALDPGQVLEVLADDPSSRSDIESWARRTGNELVSVDETEGTFRFLIRRR, encoded by the coding sequence ATGTCCGAGCGACAGAACCCCGAGATCGCAGACACGCTCGACATGATCGGACAGTTCTGTCCCGAGCCCGTCATCCGCACGAACGAGGCCGTCGAGGCGCTCGACCCTGGACAGGTGCTCGAGGTGCTCGCGGACGACCCGTCCTCGAGGTCGGACATCGAGAGCTGGGCCAGGAGGACGGGCAACGAACTGGTGTCGGTCGATGAGACCGAAGGGACATTCAGGTTCCTCATCCGTCGGAGGTAG
- a CDS encoding cytochrome C biogenesis protein — translation MGELFANLTRAVQGAPLVALSASLAWGVLSVVLSPCHLASIPLIVGFVDGQGRISTRRAFLISLYFSVGILITIAAIGVATAAAGRIMGDLGSVTTYVIAGVLVLVGLHLIGLVPAPWSGPSGVAVKRKGGLAAFVLGLIFGVALGPCTFAYMAPMLGVVLGIAGTSLAYSVVLLLAYGIGHCAVIVLAGTFTEVVQRYLNWTERSGGAIWLRRACGVLVIAGGVYLLVTRL, via the coding sequence ATGGGTGAGCTCTTCGCGAACCTCACAAGGGCAGTTCAGGGAGCGCCGCTGGTGGCGCTCTCGGCGTCGCTCGCCTGGGGCGTGTTGAGCGTCGTCCTGAGCCCCTGTCATCTCGCCAGCATCCCGCTGATCGTCGGGTTCGTCGATGGGCAAGGGAGGATCTCCACGAGGCGCGCCTTCCTGATCTCCCTCTACTTCTCCGTGGGCATCCTCATCACCATCGCGGCCATCGGGGTCGCCACGGCCGCGGCCGGACGCATCATGGGAGACCTCGGAAGCGTCACGACGTACGTGATAGCCGGTGTGCTCGTGCTGGTGGGTCTTCACCTCATCGGCCTTGTGCCCGCGCCGTGGTCGGGTCCGAGCGGCGTGGCCGTGAAGCGCAAGGGCGGGCTCGCGGCCTTCGTGCTCGGGCTCATCTTCGGCGTCGCGCTCGGGCCCTGCACCTTCGCCTACATGGCCCCCATGCTCGGCGTCGTGCTGGGCATCGCGGGCACGAGCCTCGCCTACAGCGTCGTTCTGCTTCTGGCGTACGGCATCGGGCACTGCGCGGTCATCGTCCTTGCGGGGACGTTCACTGAGGTCGTCCAGCGCTATCTGAACTGGACCGAGCGCTCAGGCGGCGCCATATGGCTTCGGAGGGCGTGCGGTGTGCTCGTGATCGCCGGCGGGGTCTACCTGCTGGTGACCCGCCTGTGA
- a CDS encoding HAD-IA family hydrolase, with protein sequence MIRGVYFDAGNTLIFPDYGIYRDVAGRLGAAIGVDDAVAAEAHARSAFDEAVASSSGRDVMSFWDIYYTPFYRHLGLAEESIPAAIELTRDANDEGLGIWKVPVEGYRDTIGALRERVDVIGIVSNSDGRLDDRLRGIGIRDDFDFVIDSAVVGTSKPDVAIFRAALDLGGLSPEEVVYVGDYYAVDVVGARGAGIRPVLFDPVGAYGPVDCDIMTTFPEIVGLVDAWREGA encoded by the coding sequence ATGATCCGGGGCGTCTACTTCGACGCGGGCAACACGCTCATCTTTCCAGACTACGGGATCTACCGTGACGTGGCCGGCAGGCTCGGCGCTGCGATCGGCGTCGATGATGCCGTCGCGGCCGAGGCGCACGCGCGCTCGGCGTTCGATGAGGCGGTGGCTTCGTCGTCCGGGCGTGATGTAATGTCCTTCTGGGACATCTACTACACACCGTTCTACAGGCATCTCGGTCTGGCGGAGGAGAGCATCCCGGCCGCCATCGAGCTCACGCGCGACGCCAACGACGAAGGTCTCGGCATCTGGAAGGTGCCCGTCGAGGGGTACCGCGACACGATCGGGGCGCTGCGCGAGAGGGTCGATGTCATCGGCATCGTCTCGAACTCTGACGGTCGTCTCGACGACAGGCTCAGGGGGATCGGCATCCGCGACGACTTCGACTTCGTCATCGACTCGGCGGTCGTCGGTACGAGCAAGCCCGACGTCGCGATCTTCCGGGCGGCCCTCGACCTGGGCGGGCTGTCGCCCGAGGAGGTGGTCTACGTCGGCGACTACTACGCGGTCGACGTGGTCGGCGCGCGGGGCGCCGGCATCCGTCCCGTGCTCTTCGATCCTGTAGGGGCCTACGGTCCGGTGGACTGCGACATCATGACGACGTTCCCCGAGATCGTCGGGCTCGTCGACGCCTGGAGGGAGGGCGCGTGA